The DNA segment CACATAAATTTAGCTTCTTTCGTCCAAAAGCATTTAtgcaagagagagagagagagtgtggGAAACTGCCTGACCTCCCATGTGCAATTGTAAGCATTTCATATGCTCCggcattaattattttcattattcctACATTTACACATTCAATCTCAAAATTTGTGCACCCCTCTACCCGCCCAACACTTTCTATACagttataaaacatttttcggCCTTTTGCCCTTTtgaaaacacacatatatacgcaCGAGTTTACGCCAATTAACAACATATAaatcgaatttcgaaaaatagtagggggaaaaactaaaaaaaaaaagactgtgtgaaaaattaaaaaaaaaatgctttttgattttttgttttttgtttgcgcaTTTCATGCTTTTGCCgtgcgtacatacatttttattttataattttatttatcatttacTTTCgcatttaatgttaaatataatataaattaatttatttttttgcgttttatacttatatgcacATCAAAAGCATTTTTTCGTGGTTTTGGTTTTTCGTAAACACTATTATTTCCATAAagcataattaaaattaaaattaaaaataaaaatagagaaGAAAAGCTCAAGAAGTTTACAtcgattttacaaaaaattttgttttatacacaTACTCATCAATTCGTTCGTTTTTTggattcataatttttgtttgtgtgttttggtaattttgttcaattttctAAAGTATCATCAAGTCAAGATTAAAAATAGTGGAAACTAGTTTTTTAAAGCAAACAGTTAAGCGATTTACATTTTCTTGGTTATATACTGTTATACGAATGTcgaatgtgttgttgttgtggctgcaGCCACGCTTAAAACATAAGTAAGTGCACGCTTTGGATAAATTTCAcagaaatttccaattttctgTTTTAGTTGTAGCTTTAAttggtgtggttgttgttgctggctcaaaacaaattacaaatggtTGCATAATTAAAGTATAAGTAAAGATTgttaatgattattttttgaaaaaaatttgtgtttattttgaattttaggtgCCTGCCTTTGAAAAAGTAcgatttcaaaaatgatttttagcaaaatttaaatattgaagcGTTTGAAAACACTTATCTTCGACAGGAAATAGTTCAACAACATTACGCATGGATACAACAGCAAAACGTAAATACAAACTGCGCACAAAAAGCCAATAAGTAGTTGTACAACAACTTTGCCGGCACactgttaatttaatttaatgctttCCATGTGTATTTTTGCTTTCGCCTTGCTAGCACTACCTTTTCTTCGTATataatttcaattgaaatatttaattgtgtatttcataaaaataaaaataaaattattgttgctAATTCACTAAGCAAAGCGGGCGAGAGTGCCTATACTCATTTATATGTTCATGGCTGTATATGAAATTGGCGTGTATGCACACTGCAACAGCTGCCTTAGCAGCTAAAGTGAAGAtgcttgcttttattgttgttgttagcatCGCTATAGCTGCATATAACAATAGCTGGATGCGCCTGCTTGCCTGCATTGCGGTGACTGCGTAAAGCTGCTTTGAAActgcaaatatttgtgaaatgcGTTTTTCCGCCTGCACCAGCTGTTGCGCGCCAGCATAAGCAACGCATGGCCACGACCGGAGCTGGCGGCACACAATATTCCGATGGCTATAACTGTCaatgcttttgttgctgctgcaattGTTATACTTATTACTGTTGctatttttcccacttttcatTATCACATCAAATAtcatgttgctgctgttgttgtaattgctgtGATTACTTCCgaactgtttgttgttgtttaccaGCTTGCATGCCACCAAAATATTGCTCTTAGAGGCTCGCCCACGTTGTGTCCTTGAAAAGCCGTAAGTTACgcaattgtttttgctgttgtacGGCATTGTAGAGCCCTGCTTGGATATTAGTGGTTGCTTATAGCTGTGAGAGTTGCATCTGATGATTTCTAAACTGAGTTGACGTCCTCCACTGCTGTTCTTGTTGCTGTTTTGCATTCGCTGGGAACATTTCTGGTGTCGGTACGTattctggttgttgttgttgctggattttacgttgctgttgctgctgctccgtttgtttttactattgtttttgttgttacggtttattttataattaaaattatgttgttgttgttgttgttgtgattatatgtattgttgttgttactgtatttgttgttgttgtatttgttattataattaaatatattattgtatGCACCATTGCGATTTCAGCTCATTTTTACACGCTTCCTTGGTGGTCCAATTGGTGGGATTTGTTGTGTGGCAAGCGCACGAAATGCCTCCGCAATCAAGTGTGAATGTGTCGCGATCATACTCTGCCAGCCGGCCGTTTCCATCACATCGGTGGCGTGACTAAAGTGTTAAAAGGGAGCGAGCGGGCGAGAGAGAAGGGgaatatatcaataaatattcatttttgtttaaatcaaaCGCATTCACTTATTTGTTTGTAAACATTTCACACACAAAAgtgtatttataaacaaataaattatgcgTTGaaatgacatatgtacatatgtgtgagtcTTTGTGGTAGATACTCACGTATTTATGAAATCTATGGTTTGTGCTTTCAACTGGTCCGCACTATGGAGATCGGCTAATATTAAAGTTTCCGCTGCGGTTTCCACGGAGAGATTAAGGCAAAGCGCCTCTTCACACATCACTTTCAGCTTTTCGAGGGCATACTATAAACAAatgaaatacaaacaaatacaaattttagaaaagtgaCGTGATTAGTTGGAAAAACAAATACGTTTGTGGAAAAAGTACAATTTTTAATGTGGCGGAAGTCGAAAGGCGTTTCTGGGAAATGTAGACAGCAAAAGGGGTACATGACTTTTGCGTTATAAAGATAATTGGGTACAAAGGAGGCTTCGCGAcacataattattaaaaaatatgcaaacttAAGTTGTTGATGAGCCTCTATTTATAGtgttattaaataaagtaattgaTTTAGCACATTTTTGCACTTTTGACTTATGCctttttgccaaaatattaaatatcgaAATTATTTAAGTATTCTCACCTTATCAGCAGCAGCTAGGAGATCATCTgccattttttctaaatttggcGCTTTGCCTGTGTAGATGAAACGCAGCATTTCGCGCAGGACTTCGTGATCGACGTCGTGTATATCGACACGATTTAATTTGCGTTCCTCCATTTCGTGCTCGAACATAGCATTAAAGACTTCACTACGTGCTGTGTAAAGAAAAAGCAATTTTAGAACGTacacaaaaaatgtttataaaaattatggaaatatcacaaaatatcaaaatttcaaaaaatttcaaaatttcaaaatttcaacatttaaaatatatgtaagaagATTTATGCTTGACTTAAATGCGCCATACCTGCCAAAATAGCTTTATGCGCTTGAAATTCCCGTCCGGCCACCGCCAACGTAACATCACTGAATTTCTCATTATCAAATAATGCACCCAAATCCTCAGATAATCGACATTCGGGTACTTTGAATTGTACAATATTTGATTGACCAGAGATATTCACACTATCAGCTACAACGCTAACTTCACAGAATATGGTTAATTTGTCCTCAGGCAGCAGACCGTTGGCCTCATCTAATAGAAAATCTCGTCTTATGAACTTTTTGAAGCCCCAATCTTTGCCTTGTACAAAACGGTAAGCTCTAAAAGGGGATGGAAAAATGATATTTGCGCATTAATTAAAACTGTGTGTCAATAGGAAAATGCGCTTTGTGTATTTACCTCTGCGATTCCATGGCTTTGGTTTCTTCCCTTTTCGCATTCagtatggaaaatttaaatttggctCTAACTTCTGATTTATTACACgaaactaataataaatataacgaCAGGTAGTCTTTGCTTTCCTCATCGAGACCTTTTGGATTGACGCGTAAACACCTGGAAAATGGTAAAAGAAAagagaatatttataaaattgctgctattttaagaaaaacgtattattaataaattattctgaatttttcttaatttcttagAACTAAATACTATTGTAAGCCGCCATAGAAGCTGaacaatcgaaatcaagtgcttgtgtgAATAGCTTTTTCAATTTACGAGacatcttcaccaaatttggctcgGCAATGATGCaatcttcaaaattatttagattggatcactacagcatatagcagGCTGACCCATTAAAGTTCttttaaggaatattttttatttgtgaaggctaTTATAGCTTccttgcaaccgaagttaactacttttcttatttttttttatttggtctttacTCACCATTTCAGTTTATCACTAGCACCGGCAGAGAATGTGGACGATTTCAGTACCTCACCCATTTCCTCGCGACAAAAACTAAAGTTATTTATGGTCCACATATAACTGAATTTCACCACTTTcacctaaaataaaatataagcaaatttatGGAATTAATAAAGAGTATTAGAggtaatgttaaatatatatatgtacatatcataatgtatattatataataatattatataagatCTTATGTAACTTAAAGAAAATTCATGTGTGGTGAGAAAATATtcaacgaaatttttttcttttccaacACTTATGgtggttaaatattattttaaataaatatcgaACAATAGGGTATCGAAGGAATTGTGAATAGAAGCAgccatatataataaataaccagactttatatatactatacatatacatatatatattttttttaatttggtaatttgttttttaatgaaactttatattttttatatctaagtattgtatataaatacgaaaaaacaTTAAAGCGAAATTAACTCAGATTTCATGagaaaatttatcgaaaaacaaaagcaaccaaaaattattatgcGTTTAGGGAGGGttcaaataacatttttgtttttgtaattacaaTCGAATGATGAAGGCAATGAAATTTgaggcaataaaataaaaattagtaaacaaAAGAATGAAACCAGAAactaaatgcaaacaaacattaattaaagattttctccaaggaaaattgaaaagaaaaggaAATACATAGTTTGAGCAGCtccctttttttatttaaatgacgCGAATGAGGGATTGATGTATTGAATAAAAGTTCTAGTAATTGATAGAATAATGCTAGCAAGGGCAGAGTGTGATAAGtatatacagatgtatgtatgtatgtatgtatgcataagtaGTCACAAAAATCAAATTGCAGGTAGTGCGTGTGAAACGCTTTAGGTTGACGTCGTGATGGCGCGTTGCGCTGAGTGGTGACGAACTAGCACGCGAATTTTGTTCtcttttttcttcaattatcttttatttttttttgctgccgcGCTTGCGAGTTAGCAGAGCTGAGGTTGAGAGGAAGTGAATATTTCATCGCCACTTGAAATTCAATCATTCAAGCGACGAACGAGGAAGTGAAATATGCTACATATAAAGCCAAGGTGCATGCGAAGAAGGTCAGGGTTTCAGGTGTGCACAAGCGCAGCACATAAGCAAGCCAGCAAGCAATGCGAGCAAAGCGCACAAAAGCCTAGTGAAATGTGTAGAATtgtaaaagtacaaaaaaaaaaaaaaacaaaaataacaaaaaagaataaaGGCAGTAGAGCGCTTGAATTTCATTgcaagcaaacaattttttatgaattcctGCAGTTTCTCAATTTCACATTTTCTACATTTCTCTACGACATTGTTGCTGTTTCTACACTGCGCAGTTGCCCAGTGCATTACACAATTGCTCATTGcaagtgtacatatttatacaaatgtgtatgaatgtgtggctgtagttttgtaaaaattctttatGTAAACTTATAACATGTACTTGAGCGGCTGCCAGGGGTTGTAGGGTGGGAAAATAGTTCGCTGTGCAATACTAGAGTTATGTTGACATAATTTTAGTTTCACTTaagtgttaaataaataaactgccaatttgtgcatatattttgtaataatataatatttttttatttgcttattttgtttccttaaatatctttattaatttttaaatctcttaaatattttgtttaatataaaaatattttctttatttttttttatatatttttattaaaaaatcattatttttttaaatttttttactaaaacaaatataaatattaaagaaaataattatatattctttttaaatttttttaaaatttattttatattttattattatttattcttacCTGTGTGTAACACCAATTTTCGGCTACGGGCGTATTTACTTCCTGCAGAGGTGGCGATGGTACTCGACTGACCGCCATTGTACTACTCGATGCGCTCAGGTTAGATGTCACTCTAGCGGCTTGAATTGCCTGACATTCGTTCACCGGCAATCTGCAATCATAAATGAAAAAGCGAAATGGTGAGTACAAGTTGAAGTTTGTGTAAATAATGTGCGCTAAAGagatatatgtttgtatgtgagcTATAGCTATCTCAGTCTAACGGTTGTAACAGCCGTTTCTTGCTGTGGCATAACCTCAAAATCTGTCTTACTAAAAAGTTTTCAAGATCTTGTCAGCGTAAAATTTTTAGATTGTTTTTAGTGTTGGAAAAATGTGAACAGAACTTGCTACCACAAAAtcaattttctataaattaagtacaaaaaaataatttctggtATACGAAATAGTTTATAGCAAAGCTATACCGCTTTCAATTAGATTTCAGTTAGTAAAAAGGAAAGTGATTTTCAAAGCAAAGCTACTttgttggtaaaaaaaaataatttggcaaaacaatgcatttttagctttacaaaacaattttatattgagctttcattatttttctttgcttaaaGCTTATTGGCGATAAGAATATTCTCTGctcttttgttatattttctcAATTTCAAAGCACGCTTTTTTCTTGCACTCAATGAcagtttaaataaaagaaattattgtgCTTTTAACCCTTTTtagacaaaatttaaaatttcttttccttGTTTTGGTTGAAGAAGATCTTTAACAACTCTATTGTTCTGCGTATTTTTctgaaactattttaatatcTGCAGTTTTATGTTGACACATAATCGTCGCACAATCGACGTAAGAAATCTTCTGTAAGTAAATGTCAGTTCGAAGCTTTTGTTGTAATGACGTTCGCTCGTCATCTATTGTTTTGAAGTTCAAAaagtagtttttattattttattctgtCATTCAATTGCTTTGAtcttaaaatgttttgtttagAGAAAAGGGTTAAAATTAAAGAACTATATCTTACATTACCTCTGGGTTTAACCATATaagatatttttacatttgttcCCTAAATAATAAAGCATGCATCATAGAGTTTTTCAGAAATAATATCTGTAGCTATACAAGTGTGAACTTTTTTACTCTTTGAATTATTTGATCGCAAAACGGAAACAATACGGGTTAGATATAATGAGAGTTCAGACTTGGGAAACCAATACAGACTCAAGgttactttataaaaaatatttataatattttccttacAAATTCTTATAACTAGATTGATTATTTGCATTGAAATgagcaacaaaaactaaattttgaagTCGTTCGCACGAGAGGTGACTCTGCGTGACCAAAGCCCGGTTTATAAATATCACAAATACATATTATGTCACATCAAAAGCTGTTTTAAGCTACAAAAGTAATAACATTGATTTTTAAACGTTATTAAAGCTAGTGTTTTAGAGTTTCAGAAGCACACTGTTGTTACGAAAATAGTCAAGTATTGCAGCCAATACGTGACAAAGCCCACTTGGACGCGGCATAAGAAatgcgttttgttgttgttgatactTTTTAAATGCATAACTGGTGATGTTTGATGAAACATTGCAAATTTGCAATGTCATTCGGTAGTTTTACACTAACATTTGTGGCAGTAAACacgcgcatacacacacatacacgcgcacACAGCACTCGTTTGGCCATCAGAAAAGTTCATAAAACACGCTTCATATAAGATCGAAAATAATGTATGCACCAAGCTAATAACCTTTATAGACGCACAgcggcaaaaacaacaaaaaagaaccaaacagcaacaacactacACACTCACCTCGCCGGTTCATAAATTAAATCCATTATATTGCGATCGAATTCGATTGGTATTAATTTTGAATGAGAATGTGCCGTGGAGACGCGGAACGGCGTGATGGTGCGCAATGACGATGATGAAGGTGATGACGCGCTTGCTGGAGGTGGCGATGGCGTTGTGGACGGAGTTACTGGCGCTGCTGTGCTCGGTGAAGGTGATGATGACAAAGCGGAAGAGGCGACTGCTGGCGCGGCCAATGCCAACAATAAGGCAGATGGCAATGATGAAGTTGAAGTTGTAGTTGTAGCCGCTGCAACCGAGCTGTGGCTGTGGCTCAGCTGTGACGTTGTAGAGGAGGGCGCTGAGTCTAGTGCGGATCGTGAAGCTGTAGACGAAGATGACGATGAAAACGAATGCGAAATTGATGATGACGAAGACGACGGCGACGATGTAGAAACGGCTGTGCTTGTGGACGACGGCATTAGTGCCGACGTCGCTGTTGCAGCCGCAGACGCTTTCGAcgaaatgtattttaataatcGCACAATTGCCGAATGCTCCAGTTTGAgttaatttattgaattaacTGGCATTAATTGACAAGTTGTGGAGCAAAATAAATGTGGTGTGGGGtgttgaaataacaaaaaaatagactATAGACAACGAGAATAACAACTAAAATTAACACGAGAGTAAAATGAGCGCAAATAAATTAAGTGTGTTTGAGGACGCGTGCTCTGGGTTGAGCTTAGTGAAAGCTCAGCGATGTGCAAGTAGCTTGGCCGTATGCAGTTAGTTTTGATTTAAACACAAAGAGCTGAGCGCTATTCCTcgttatttatgtttgtatgcaaaGGGAGTAGTGCGAAGGCTTCACGAAGGTTGGACGGAGTTGTTATTAGGCGGtgatatttaatttcatttatgtgcacaacatttttttaacgaGCCGCCGTTTTAGtattcatatataataaacatttggcacattaactaattaaataacacaatttaacaacaaaattagttttctgaatattttttcactaaaaataaacCGGCGACTGTCAACGACGACTCACAATTAAAGAATACCGCCGACAGGATCAATGCAGGAGCCACTAAAGCAGGATACACGCACTGCCGTCTTCGAAGCACAAAGAACAATTCTCACACCGACACACAACACTGAGCAGATGATTTCTTATTAAGAGAGCATTGCAGATGCCGCTGAGATGGATGAAGAAGGTACCGTAAAGCAGCGCAGCGGCAAACAGATGACACTAACAAACAAAACAGAACGAAATTGTCAACATTGGCAAGGAGGCAAAAGACAAAAGGCAAAACGAGCGCTGAAAGTGCGTTTCATTGGCTGCAACAACTGCATATTGGAGGAGACATgaaaacaacaatgacaacgACAAGAATAGGAGGTAAGCAGGCAGTTGGCCAGTTATTTCGTCGTCGCGCTCTCTCGCCGCACAGGCAGCTAGCTGAAATACGGGAATCTATTCGTAAGCAAGGCAATGAAAATGAAGACTACAACGCAgtaatgcacaacaacaacaatagtaagaAAAACAAGCCGCATTGTGAAgttgaaacaatttcaaaatggtatgaaataaatatttacgaaacACCTATGCAGCGAAAAAATCAAGCGTagaggcaacaacaacaaacacgcaTTACAGTGCAAAAGGAAGGAAGTAAGATAGCGAAGGAATCACTGTGAATTCATTTAGgtatacatccatacatatgtatgtgtgtatgtgcgcctGCATCATGAGCTGCGGTTTCGTCGCCCTTCAAGGTAGCAACACTTTAGCCGCCGCGCTGCTGATAACAATGCCATGCCGTCGGCCTTAATGATGCTGCTGCCATTGCTGTCGGTGAGCAGAGTGGCCGAGCGTTGCGCCGAAGGAAGCGGCTGCAGTTTCAAGTACGaatgtgcacacatacacacaccaaaATGCCCAAGGtgttatgctaaaaatttaGCTAtgagtttgtgtttgtgtgcaatATGCTGCCATGTaggaattctttttttttttttttttgaagagtgAATTACTTAAGAATTTTGTTGTGTAAAAAcgatttaaatgcaaaattacaGCTCTTATTTTGACAACAGAttgatttagaattt comes from the Bactrocera neohumeralis isolate Rockhampton chromosome 2, APGP_CSIRO_Bneo_wtdbg2-racon-allhic-juicebox.fasta_v2, whole genome shotgun sequence genome and includes:
- the LOC126751158 gene encoding protein roadkill isoform X3; this translates as MALARLPVNECQAIQAARVTSNLSASSSTMAVSRVPSPPLQEVNTPVAENWCYTQVKVVKFSYMWTINNFSFCREEMGEVLKSSTFSAGASDKLKWCLRVNPKGLDEESKDYLSLYLLLVSCNKSEVRAKFKFSILNAKREETKAMESQRAYRFVQGKDWGFKKFIRRDFLLDEANGLLPEDKLTIFCEVSVVADSVNISGQSNIVQFKVPECRLSEDLGALFDNEKFSDVTLAVAGREFQAHKAILAARSEVFNAMFEHEMEERKLNRVDIHDVDHEVLREMLRFIYTGKAPNLEKMADDLLAAADKYALEKLKVMCEEALCLNLSVETAAETLILADLHSADQLKAQTIDFINTHATDVMETAGWQSMIATHSHLIAEAFRALATQQIPPIGPPRKRVKMS
- the LOC126751158 gene encoding protein roadkill isoform X2; translation: MDLIYEPARLPVNECQAIQAARVTSNLSASSSTMAVSRVPSPPLQEVNTPVAENWCYTQVKVVKFSYMWTINNFSFCREEMGEVLKSSTFSAGASDKLKWCLRVNPKGLDEESKDYLSLYLLLVSCNKSEVRAKFKFSILNAKREETKAMESQRAYRFVQGKDWGFKKFIRRDFLLDEANGLLPEDKLTIFCEVSVVADSVNISGQSNIVQFKVPECRLSEDLGALFDNEKFSDVTLAVAGREFQAHKAILAARSEVFNAMFEHEMEERKLNRVDIHDVDHEVLREMLRFIYTGKAPNLEKMADDLLAAADKYALEKLKVMCEEALCLNLSVETAAETLILADLHSADQLKAQTIDFINTHATDVMETAGWQSMIATHSHLIAEAFRALATQQIPPIGPPRKRVKMS
- the LOC126751158 gene encoding protein roadkill isoform X4, which encodes MAVSRVPSPPLQEVNTPVAENWCYTQVKVVKFSYMWTINNFSFCREEMGEVLKSSTFSAGASDKLKWCLRVNPKGLDEESKDYLSLYLLLVSCNKSEVRAKFKFSILNAKREETKAMESQRAYRFVQGKDWGFKKFIRRDFLLDEANGLLPEDKLTIFCEVSVVADSVNISGQSNIVQFKVPECRLSEDLGALFDNEKFSDVTLAVAGREFQAHKAILAARSEVFNAMFEHEMEERKLNRVDIHDVDHEVLREMLRFIYTGKAPNLEKMADDLLAAADKYALEKLKVMCEEALCLNLSVETAAETLILADLHSADQLKAQTIDFINTHATDVMETAGWQSMIATHSHLIAEAFRALATQQIPPIGPPRKRVKMS